The genomic interval TGCGATTCCTGGCTCTGTTCCATCAGTAGTTCCTAAGAACGGTAAATTGAAATCAGCAATATCAACGATTTCATAGTTTGCATCTCCGCGTTTGTCAGCAATTTCTTTTACCCATTGCCCTACTTGTGGACTTACGCGTCCTTCACGAGTACTTCCTAAAACAATCCCAATGTTTAATTTTGTCATTTCGATCGTCTCCTCATTATTTGTATTTTTTCCGAATAATTTGTTCCAAAAACCCATGTCTTTCACCTCTAAAATGTTAATATCTGTTCTAGTAAAACTTCACCCCCTTAAAGTTGTAATTTAAGTCTTTAAGAAGGTCTTTTAATTGAAAAGCTCTCACCAATTTTGGCATAATTATCACCAGCTAATCGGCTAACTGCCCCTAAGCGATCCGCATTGATTCTTCCATTCTCATATAGATCTTCATCAATGTGAAATTGTACAATTTTTCCGATTATTAAATCACAGCCTGGTGAATCTTCACCGCCTAATTCAATCGATCTTTCTAAGGTACACTCCATTCGGATCTTCACTTCCTTTATACCTGGAACAGAGATTTTTGTACTTTTTATTGGCGTCAAATTCGCTATCTCTATTTCACTCTGTTCAGGTGGCAAGGTTGCAGCTGTGATATTGACCTTTTCTACATTGCTTTCATCAACGATATGAACAACGAATTCCTTCGTATCTATTATATTTCGAGCTGTGTCTTTAAGAATTCCATTTTTTCGCTGAATGGATACGGAAATTAACGGCGGGTTTGCTGATACAATATTAAAATAGCTAAAGGGTGCACCGTTCAAAATTCCATCACGAGAAGTTGTAGTCACAAAAGCAATAGGTCTTGGTATTATGCTGCCAATTAAGAGTTTATAATTTTCTCTTTCGGAATTCGTAGATGGGTCAATTGAATGCATGAAAATCATTCCTTTCTTTATTCAGTTTAACCATATTCCTAATACTGTATAAATTATAACTTTCAATTAAATATTCTTGAATTCGAGATAATCCATTATAAAATAATGCGAATTTAACTTACCAGCCATTTATCTCAGTTACTTTTATTTTTAATTCAAGATAATATTATTATAAGGATATTTTTTTGTCAATCACATTGTTTTCTTTTTTTTTAGAGGAAAGATCCCCTTCCTCCCTCTTAGCGATTCATTTGTTCTTTATCCACGTTAAATTCAATCAAATTATAATCTGGATCCATGCAGAATATTTGGGCAAAACCGCTTTTACTATTCGGTTTTTCAACTAATTCTATTCCTCTGCCTTTCAAATGTGTCAAAGTCCTATGATAATCTTTAACACGAATGGCAAAGTGCCCCTCTCTTGAACTTATATGATGATTGGTACGAAGGGTTGAAGATTGATCCATTTCAATTAAATGCAGTTGTTGATTGCCAATCTGATACCATACACCAGGAAAGTCAAAATTAGGTCGTTTTAATTCTTGAAATCCCAAAAGTGTTCCATAAAAGTGTTTTGCCTTTTGCAAATCTGTTACTGATAGACTTATATGGTGGATGCTTTCTACTTCGATCATGACAGACAACTCCTTTTGTATAATGGAATGATTATTATTATAGCATGGAAAAAATTTCAGTTACATTATTACTTACACTTACCTCACAAATGATCAAGCCACACACATATCAGATAAAGGAATCATCCCATTTAGTTAGTGTCTGTCACCTTTATTATTACAAAGCTGAGCCTCAGGGAAAAAGTGTATGAATTCACAATAAAAGGATACTCTATGAACAACAATTTGTTGTAGGAAGTTAAGACATGGAGTGTTATTAGAATATGAATAGTGCATGGAACCGATTATTTAAGCATAATAAAAAGGAACAACAAGTACTTTATGAGGATATAGATATGTCCTTTAAAGATCATGAGCTTAGCTCCTCTTTAGATTTTAACATTCAAACGATTAAGAACACCTTAGGAAATAGTAGTGATTTAATTATTCGTGAGTTTAGCATGGGAAATCCTTTATTGCATAAAGTTTCTGCTATTTATATCAATGGATTAACTGATAAAGTACTCACAGCTAATTCAATTATCGAAAAACTAATGACTGACACTAGGATGATTGAAAATAATGAATCTTGGTCTCCAGATCAGTTAGGTACATATATTAGGGAACATATTTTAACCACTACACATGTTGAGATTGTTACAGACTTGAAAAAACTTTTTTCATTCCTATTATCTGGACAAACCATTGTACTCGTTGATAGGTGTATTCAGGGATTTGGATGTGCGTCCCAAGGCGGTGAGTTAAGAGCAATATCTGAACCAACATCTGAATCTTCTGTACGTGGTCCTAAAGAAAGTTTTACAGAATCACTCATTACGAATACTTCCATGATCCGCAGGCGGATTAAGAGTCCAAATCTTTGGCTTGAAACAATGAAGATAGGTAACCTAACACAAACAGATGTTGGCATTATGTATGTAAATGGAATTGTAAATGATAAACTCCTCAAAGAGGTAAGAGAGCGCCTCGATAAAATTGATGTCGATGAAATTCAAGGTTCGAATACGATAGAAGAATGGATTACAGATGACAAATGGACACCTTGGCCGACTATTCTAATAACAGAGCGCCCTGATGTAATAACAGGAAATTTATTGGAAGGACGTGTAGCCATATTTGTAGATGGTACACCGATTCCATTGATTGTTCCTGCTACGTGGAATCAATTTTTTCAAACTGCTGAAGATTATTATTTACGTTGGAGTATGTCTGGATTTTTAAGATTTATAAGACTTGCCTCCTTTTTAATTACACTTCTTGGACAGGCCCTTTTTATTGCATTTATTTCGTTCCATCCAGAATTAATTCCTACACCCTTGCTAATTAATCTAGCAGCACAACGACAGGCTATCCCCTTCCCCATCATTTTTGAGGCATTATTAATGGAATTGACTTTTGAAGTTTTGAGGGAAGCTGGAATCCGGATGCCTAGGCCCGTTGGCCAGGCAGTTTCAATTGTGGGTGCACTTGTTTTAGGAGAAGCAGCCGTTTCAGCTGGAATTGTTTCAAGTGCAATGGTTATTGTCGTTGCAGCAACTGCAATTGCAAGCTTTACAATACCCCACTATACAATGACTGATTCTACTCGTTTATTACGGTTTATGATGATGCTTTTGGCAAGTACGTTTGGACTTTACGGGATTGGACTAGGAGTGATTATACTTGTTTCACATACTGTAAGCTTGCGATCATTTGGTATACCTTATTTAGCTCCCTTTGCTCCTTTTATTCCAACTGATCAAAAAGATGCGATTTTGCGCTTGCCTGTACCATTTATGTCAAAACGCCCTCGCCTCATCAGTCAGAAGAAAAGAAAGAGAAAAGAGGCTAAGTCTTCTTTAAAAGAAGAAAAGAACATGAATGACAATGAACCTAAGAGGGATTGAAATGATACTTAAACTATTTAGGATTTTCTTATTCGTTTTATTGATAATCTGTTTATCAGGATGCTGGGACAGTGCTGAATTACAGGACCTTAGCATCGTTTCCGGGATTGGTATCGATAAAGGTGAAGACGATGTTGAAAACAGGTATCGAGCAACTGTTCAAATTATCGATCCTAGCCAAATTGCCGGCGGTCAACAAGGAGGAAAAGTACAGTCCTCTCCTGTAACAATGCTGTCAGCTACAGGCAGCACTCTAAAAGAAGCACTTCGTAAAATTTCACATAAAGCACCTTCTGAACTTTTTTTCCCTCACGTCCAAGTCATGCTTATTGGTGAAGAGTTGGCTAAAGAGGGAATCTTAGAACTGTTTGATGCTTTTGAACGTGATCCATATTTCCGCGTTCTTTTTCCAATTTTAATCGTAAGGGATCATACAGCCGAGGACGCGCTTAAAGTTACTACCTCATTAAAAACTATCCCTTCTTCTAAAATAGTAGAGAGTCTGGAATCTTCTAAAGAAATATGGGGAGAGTATCCAGTCTCTCGAGCAGATCAAGTTATTGCAAAATTAAAGGAAGGGAATCTAGGCATTGCTGGGATACAGATTAACGGGGATGTAGAGAAGGGAAACAAAACAACGAATGTGCAGCAAATCTCACAAGATACTAAAATAGAGCTAAAAGGACTTGCGCTTATGAAAGATGGGAAAATAAAAACATGGTTAGAAAATAATAGTGCTCGAGGTGTCATGTGGATTACTAATGAAATGAAACGTACGGTGATGAGCCTTGATTGCCCAAAGAAAAAGGATGCAATTGCGATCGATATTGCTCGTGCCAATTCAGATATTAAGATTGATATAAATAACGATAAACCGGTCATTAACCTAACAATCAATACGGAAGGATCTATTTCGGAAACGCAGTGTTCACTCGATCTTGAAAAAAACAAAACGATAAATGAACTAAATAAACAGCTTAGTAAAGAAATAAAAGAAGAAGTTCTGTCAACGCTTAAATCTGCTCAAGAGGAAAAAAGCGATATCATAGGGTTTGGGGATTATATTAACATTGAGGATAAACAATATTGGAAAAAAATAGAGAAGAAATGGGAAGAAGAAATCTTTCCCGAGACGGAAATTAACGTACATGTACATGCAGCTATCAGACGTACCGGAATGAGGGTAAAATCATATATTAAATAATACTCGGAAAGGGTGCTCCTAGAGATGGAGAAAGCCAAGATTAGTGGAATTCAACTATTTGCCATGATGTTTATGTTTAATATGGGGACTGCTGTGGTCGTAAATTATGGAATAGATGCAAGAAAAGACGCTTGGCTGGCCATCCTTTTAGGAATGTGCGGAGGAATCATGCTATTTTTTATCTACTATCGTTTATTTCGCCAATATCCTACTTTACCTTTAACTGCGTATGCTCGAAAAATATTAGGTAAATATCTTGGGTGGATCATCGGTTTTTTATATGTCATATACTTTTTACATATTGCAACTAGACAAGTTCGTGATTTTAGCGAATTGCTCGTCACATCAACAATGACAGACACACCTTTATTAGCGATACAAATCTCATTCGTACTTGTCGTTTGTTATGTCCTCTATCAAGGGATTGAAGTGTTAGGAAGAACTTCAGAAGTATTTATTGTCATTTTAGTATTATTTGGTGTGGCTGCAAATTTTCTCATTCTTGTTTCTAACAATTTCGAGTTAAATAATTTGCGGCCTTTACTTGAAAATGGATTAAAACCAATTATCAAAACTGCTTTTTTGGAAACTATCCATTTTCCTTTTGGTGAAATGGTTGCCTTCACGATGCTCCTTCCATATTTTAATCAATCTGGACCTGTGAAAAAAGTATGGCTGTCAGCCTTGATTTCAAGTGGACTTATTTTAAGCTGGACAGCATCTTTAAATATAGCAGTTCTAGGTGTTGATGTCATGGAAAGAACAACGTTTCCTACTTTAACAACAATCGGAAAAGTGAATCTCCTTGAGTTTATCCAAAGGCTTGATGCACTGGTTGTTTTTACAATGTTTATGACGGTATTTTTCAAATGCTCCATTTTTATGTATGCAGCCGCAATTGGCATTGTTGATCTGTTTAAATTAAAAAATCATCAGGAAATTCTTTTGCCTGTAGGGGGAATTATCATTATTTCAGCAATGATGATTGCAACAAATTTTTCTGGATATATTGAAGAGGCACAGAAAGGTCTACGTTATCTAGTCTATTTATTTTTTATTATTTTGCCTTTGTTCATGCTGTTGATTTCAGTCATACGAAACGTTTTTAAACATAAAACTAATTAGATCCATTTTGATTTTCCTCTCTATTTTTAATGATAAATAAGATTTGCTGACCTATGATAATGAATAAAAGCAAAGCGAGCATAACATACTCTCCTGGTTCAATTACCCAAAACGGATTGAGTAGATTGGACATAGCGAAAGAGAGCCTATACCCCGACATTAGATCGATTAAAACATTTGTTGAAATGGTTCCTAAAAAAATAAATACAACTACACCTATTATTTTCATGTTTTTTCTCCTTTTTCATTTTTATTATGATCAGTATTTGTCATGGTGAATTCTTTTATTAATTTAGAGACAATTTTCTAGCTTTTATTTGTTTTTTAATGTATGAACCTTCAATTTTTGATCAAAACTAAAAACGGGAGGTTTAAAAATGAAACGAATAACAATTTTACTTATAAAATTTGTAACCTGTGTCATTGCTTTTGCGATTGGTTTAGATTTATTCTTTGATGCAACAATCGTTGATATTCTCACTTTTAGTTTGTTTGTTACGATTGTATCTTATGTAATTGGAGATCAAATCATCTTACCTAAACTTGGAAAACGTGCCGCAGCTGTTACTGATTTTTTATTAACGTACTTAAGTGTTTGGATATTTGGAAGTATTTTATTGGACAATTATTTACAAATTGGCTGGGGAAGTATCATTTCAGCTAGCATTATTACGGTAGCAGAGGTGTTTGTCCATTTATTCCTGCAAAATAAGGCAGATATAACACAAACAATTGAAAGAAGAAAAACAGGCTTTAATCCTTCTTTTGCCTATGGGACAGAATTTGGTGAGGATGAGGATGTTAAGGATCTTACACATAAGAAAGATTAACTTGACTTATTGATTTTTATCCCACATAGCTTCTTTGATTCTACCAAATCTTTTAGTGAGGATTTCAACTTATTTATTATCGAAGTTACTGTCTTTATTCATTGTAAAAGTCTCTAACCCTTTCGATTGGAATATATAAAAAGGTGACATGTACCTACATTCTTTCGTTGGTACATGTCACCTTTTTTATCCAAAAATCTCTTTTGCTAATCTTTTTCCAGTTGGAGTTGCTGCAAGACCGCCTTCTGCCGTTTCTTTAAGAGTCGATGGCATCGATTGCCCGATTAAAAACATCGCATTTATCACTTCATCACAAGGAATTTTGCTTTTTATACCTGCTAATGCCATATCGGCTGCTGTCATTGCGTTTGATGCACCCATCGCATTACGTTTTACACATGGCACCTCTACTAATCCTGCTACAGGATCACAAACTAAGCCAAGCATATTTTTTAATGTAATCGCCATTGCTTCAGCAGATTGTGCAGGTGTACCACCGGCAAGTTCGACGATTGCGGCGGCAGCCATCCCGCTGGCTGAGCCGACTTCTGCCTGACAGCCTCCAGCTGCTCCGGATATGGATGCATTATTTGCAACGACAAAACCGAATGCTGCTGATGTAAATAAGAACTCAATCATTTCCATGCGCGTAGGGTTTAACTTTTCTTTTACAGCGAACAATGTTCCAGGAACAACCCCTGCTGAACCAGCTGTAGGTGTCGCACAAATGGTCCCCATTGCAGCATTCACTTCATTTGTTGCAACAGCCTTGCTGACTGCGTCTAACAAGATATGACCTGTTAAAGCTTTTCCGCTTTTTATATAATTTTGCAGCAACACAGCATCACCGCCAGTTAGGCCTGAGAATGATTGAACACCTTTTAGGCCCCGTTCGATTGCCTGCTCCATCACCGTTAAATTACGATCCATTTTCTCAATGATTTGTTCCCGTGTAAGTCCTGTAACCTCTATCTCCTGCTGAATCATAATTTCTGCTATTTTCACTTGTTTGCTTTCTGCAAGCGCAACAAGTTCTGCTACGTTTCTAAACATATTGTACCTCCAGTTTGTTAAAAGCTTTTATTCAACCATCCGAATCGTCTGCGTAATATTTGGTAAGCTTTCAATCTCCTTGATGACATTGTCCTCAATTTTTTGATCAACTTCGATCACCATCATCGCCATATTTCCTTTTTCTTTCCGTGATACTTCCATATGGCCGATATTTAATTGATACTTAGCTAATATATTTGTGACACCTGAAATCGCTCCATAACGATCTTGATGTACAACTAATATGGCAGGATATTCTCCTGATAATTTAAGTTTAAATGAGTTCAATTCCGTAATTTCAATTGAACCTCCACCTATTGATATACCAACGACATCGAGTTCATTATTTTCATCATACAAGCGAATTCTTACTGTATTTGGATGGTCTGTAACAAGATTTTCAACGACAAATTGTACATCCATTCCGACTTCTTTAGCTAACGTTAAAGCTTGTGGTATACGCTCATCAAATGTATCAAAATCAAGCAGCCCTCCAACGATGGCTACATCTGTTCCATGTCCCTTATACGTTTTTGCAAATGAACCATATAAAGAAATAATTGCCTTTTTTGGTTGTCGTCCGAATAAGGTTCTAGCTACTCGCCCTATCCGAGCAGCCCCAGCTGTATGAGAACTAGAAGGACCAATCATAACTGGTCCGATAATATCAAAAGCTGATCTATATTTCATTGTTATCATCCTTATCTGATATAAATATTTAAACAACAGCACAATCGCCTTAGAAACTTCTATGGATCTACACTTTCATGCATTGTGCTACATAGTAAAATAGCGTGCGCATATCTGCAGTTATTTGCTTAAGCTACTTCTTTTACTTGTTTCGCATCATCCTTCGTTATTTCAGCCAACGTACGGATCTTAAAGTTTTTGAAGATAATCGATCCAAGTAACCCGCATAATCCGCCGACGATTGCACATATAGCAGCAGTAATCGTTACTTTTAAAGGATCGTTGAACCCATACATAACGGCAAGACCAGCAATTGGTGTTGCCGTTCCTGGTGCATTGTTTACTAAACCAGCCATCGCTACGACAACACCTGCAGCTGC from Metabacillus sediminilitoris carries:
- a CDS encoding flavin reductase family protein, with translation MHSIDPSTNSERENYKLLIGSIIPRPIAFVTTTSRDGILNGAPFSYFNIVSANPPLISVSIQRKNGILKDTARNIIDTKEFVVHIVDESNVEKVNITAATLPPEQSEIEIANLTPIKSTKISVPGIKEVKIRMECTLERSIELGGEDSPGCDLIIGKIVQFHIDEDLYENGRINADRLGAVSRLAGDNYAKIGESFSIKRPS
- a CDS encoding VOC family protein, which gives rise to MIEVESIHHISLSVTDLQKAKHFYGTLLGFQELKRPNFDFPGVWYQIGNQQLHLIEMDQSSTLRTNHHISSREGHFAIRVKDYHRTLTHLKGRGIELVEKPNSKSGFAQIFCMDPDYNLIEFNVDKEQMNR
- a CDS encoding spore germination protein; protein product: MNSAWNRLFKHNKKEQQVLYEDIDMSFKDHELSSSLDFNIQTIKNTLGNSSDLIIREFSMGNPLLHKVSAIYINGLTDKVLTANSIIEKLMTDTRMIENNESWSPDQLGTYIREHILTTTHVEIVTDLKKLFSFLLSGQTIVLVDRCIQGFGCASQGGELRAISEPTSESSVRGPKESFTESLITNTSMIRRRIKSPNLWLETMKIGNLTQTDVGIMYVNGIVNDKLLKEVRERLDKIDVDEIQGSNTIEEWITDDKWTPWPTILITERPDVITGNLLEGRVAIFVDGTPIPLIVPATWNQFFQTAEDYYLRWSMSGFLRFIRLASFLITLLGQALFIAFISFHPELIPTPLLINLAAQRQAIPFPIIFEALLMELTFEVLREAGIRMPRPVGQAVSIVGALVLGEAAVSAGIVSSAMVIVVAATAIASFTIPHYTMTDSTRLLRFMMMLLASTFGLYGIGLGVIILVSHTVSLRSFGIPYLAPFAPFIPTDQKDAILRLPVPFMSKRPRLISQKKRKRKEAKSSLKEEKNMNDNEPKRD
- a CDS encoding Ger(x)C family spore germination protein; translation: MILKLFRIFLFVLLIICLSGCWDSAELQDLSIVSGIGIDKGEDDVENRYRATVQIIDPSQIAGGQQGGKVQSSPVTMLSATGSTLKEALRKISHKAPSELFFPHVQVMLIGEELAKEGILELFDAFERDPYFRVLFPILIVRDHTAEDALKVTTSLKTIPSSKIVESLESSKEIWGEYPVSRADQVIAKLKEGNLGIAGIQINGDVEKGNKTTNVQQISQDTKIELKGLALMKDGKIKTWLENNSARGVMWITNEMKRTVMSLDCPKKKDAIAIDIARANSDIKIDINNDKPVINLTINTEGSISETQCSLDLEKNKTINELNKQLSKEIKEEVLSTLKSAQEEKSDIIGFGDYINIEDKQYWKKIEKKWEEEIFPETEINVHVHAAIRRTGMRVKSYIK
- a CDS encoding GerAB/ArcD/ProY family transporter, with the protein product MEKAKISGIQLFAMMFMFNMGTAVVVNYGIDARKDAWLAILLGMCGGIMLFFIYYRLFRQYPTLPLTAYARKILGKYLGWIIGFLYVIYFLHIATRQVRDFSELLVTSTMTDTPLLAIQISFVLVVCYVLYQGIEVLGRTSEVFIVILVLFGVAANFLILVSNNFELNNLRPLLENGLKPIIKTAFLETIHFPFGEMVAFTMLLPYFNQSGPVKKVWLSALISSGLILSWTASLNIAVLGVDVMERTTFPTLTTIGKVNLLEFIQRLDALVVFTMFMTVFFKCSIFMYAAAIGIVDLFKLKNHQEILLPVGGIIIISAMMIATNFSGYIEEAQKGLRYLVYLFFIILPLFMLLISVIRNVFKHKTN
- a CDS encoding YndM family protein, which gives rise to MKRITILLIKFVTCVIAFAIGLDLFFDATIVDILTFSLFVTIVSYVIGDQIILPKLGKRAAAVTDFLLTYLSVWIFGSILLDNYLQIGWGSIISASIITVAEVFVHLFLQNKADITQTIERRKTGFNPSFAYGTEFGEDEDVKDLTHKKD
- the sdaAA gene encoding L-serine ammonia-lyase, iron-sulfur-dependent, subunit alpha, whose product is MFRNVAELVALAESKQVKIAEIMIQQEIEVTGLTREQIIEKMDRNLTVMEQAIERGLKGVQSFSGLTGGDAVLLQNYIKSGKALTGHILLDAVSKAVATNEVNAAMGTICATPTAGSAGVVPGTLFAVKEKLNPTRMEMIEFLFTSAAFGFVVANNASISGAAGGCQAEVGSASGMAAAAIVELAGGTPAQSAEAMAITLKNMLGLVCDPVAGLVEVPCVKRNAMGASNAMTAADMALAGIKSKIPCDEVINAMFLIGQSMPSTLKETAEGGLAATPTGKRLAKEIFG
- the sdaAB gene encoding L-serine ammonia-lyase, iron-sulfur-dependent subunit beta; protein product: MKYRSAFDIIGPVMIGPSSSHTAGAARIGRVARTLFGRQPKKAIISLYGSFAKTYKGHGTDVAIVGGLLDFDTFDERIPQALTLAKEVGMDVQFVVENLVTDHPNTVRIRLYDENNELDVVGISIGGGSIEITELNSFKLKLSGEYPAILVVHQDRYGAISGVTNILAKYQLNIGHMEVSRKEKGNMAMMVIEVDQKIEDNVIKEIESLPNITQTIRMVE